The genomic interval TGGATACCAAGTGCGGCTCGTGTCGTAAGCTTGAAGAGCGGAACGGTCGTGAGAGTGCTTGGAGTACAATCCGATTTGCCTCAGATTGGGCCGGGCGAGACCGGGGTCGTGGTGATTGAAACTGACGTGCCCTCGTGGCCCTCGGGGGAATTGTGTCGACTGGAGTTTCTCGACAGCAATGGGACTCCCCTGACGTCCGTCTCAGGAATCGTGTTCTAGTGGATGCGCCATGTTGACAGTCATTCATCACCCTGCACAGTTTCCTCCCGGCTATACAGTCCACGGCTGGCGGGTCGTGAAGCTCGTCGGCGCGGGGGCCTACGGTGCGGTCTACAAGGTGGAGATGAACGGAAAGCACTACGCGATGAAAGTCGCGATGCACCGTTCTACGAGCGGCGACGATGGAAAGGCGGATGCACGCCTTCGTCGTGAACTGGGCTGTCTTGTCTTTCTCAGGCACCCAAACATCATCGCGTCGCGAGCATATGGCCGCTGGCCTGACCTTGAGTCCGGCTGGCTCTATGTCGTGCTCGACTATGTGGACGGTTACACGCTAGCGGAATGGGTTGAGAAGGTTCACCCGACGCCGCAAGAGGTCGTCCGGCTCTTCTCGAAACTCGCTGCTGCTGTGGACTACATGCATGGTCGTGGTGTCTTCCACCGAGACTTGAAGCTGAACAATGTCATGGTGCGCGCTCGGGATGGCGAGCCGTTTGTGATTGATTTCAGCGCCGGGGATTACACCCATGCTGAAGACCTGACGGACGCCCCTCTTCCTCCCGGCACCAAGCGCTACCGCTCTCCCGAAGCGTCCAAATTCCTTCGAGAGAATGGCGAAGACCGGAACGCACGCTACGAGTTCAAGGCCACAGATGATGTCTATGCATTAGGCGTGTGCCTGTTTGACGTGCTGACGGCCCCTCGACCTGCTAGCGAAACAGTAAAGACGCCCATCGAGGGAAAAACGATGCCGCCCGACCCTCGATTGCTGAACGAGCGTGTGCCCGGCGGATTGAGTGATGCGGTGATGAGGTTCATCGCGCGCCGCCCCGAGCACCGTCCGCCATCGGCAGAAACGATGCGGCGTGAGCTAGAGGCGCTCGCGAAGGAGTCGGGGCCAGAGTGGCTATCCCCTCTGCACACCGCCACAGCACAGCCCGTTCTCGCTCCAGCGACCGGGACGGGTAAGGGCGCTAACAAGGCCCGTCCGCGTCGTGGATTCGTCGTGGGGGGCGTGGTGGGGATGCTCGCCGTCGTGGCCCTCGCGAGCCTCTTCATGTCGCGGCAAGAGGGGCATGTGTCGAACACGATGACTTCAGATGAACCCGCCGTGCAGCGAGACGCTGGAGGACTGGCCGAAGCCCTCCAGCGAGCCGTTGCCTCCCATGAGGATGCCGGTATGTCCCCGAGCCCCGCTGTCGCATCTCTTGCGCCTGAAACATCGCCCCTTGGGGTAGCGTTGCCGCCTCAAGCCCAAGTCCAGAAGGAAGAACCCGCCGTGAAGCGTGCCCCTGTCGTCGCCAGTACGTCCGAGCCCCAGGCCCCGAAGACCCCTGCATCAAATGGCGGACGAGCGGAGTTCCTCAAGAAGTGCGCCATCGCCTCTGCCGCGGTCGCATTGCAGATGGGGTGCCCGAGCAGTTCCCAGGTACGTCCCGGCCCGAGTGATTGCCCCGATGAAGCGCGCGAGGCAATGTTCGAGGTCCTTCGCTTGCAGGTGAATGACTCTGTTGTGATTACCATCGACAGGCGCCAGCCCGGTTTCATGAGTGAGGCTGGCATTTATGCGGATGGTCCGGTGCGAGGTATTGTTAGTGACGGGAGTGATGAGTTGCCGACGGGCACGGTGCTCATTGGGCGTGTGTGGACGGGAGGAAATGCTCTTCTGGCTCGCTACACTGAAGCGCGTCTCCCCAGTGGAGACACGTACCCTGTTTGCATAGCGATTGGTGAGCGTGGGGCCGAGCCTGCCGAACCCGGACCACGACCTGGGACGGTCTCGTTCAATCGGAGCATGTATGGATACGCTGTAAAAGAGTGGCCATAGGCTCTCTTTGTAAAGACCGTTTACGGTGGCTGTAGTTTTTACCGGGTCATGGCTTCGTGCTGCTCACGACCTATAGCGTCGTTCACCTCGGACCCGACTGGGATTACCTTCTGTTTGCCTTCACGCAAGAGCACTCGCGGAGGGCATTCAGGAGACTCCCGTCATGTCTGATGATTCCGACTCTCGGCTTTCCGAGGGATTGGTCCTCTTTTCCAATGGGGACACTTCGTATGAGCTTTTCCAACTCCTAGGTGAAGGCCCCAATGGGGAGCGAACCCTCTACGCGCGGCCCCGCACTCCAGCGGGGATTCAGGGCAAGGTGTTGGTCAAGTACGTGGCTCTCAGTGACGGGGGAGCACCGTCAGAGAGGCAGCAACGCGCGCGTTCACGGCTGGAAGAAGAAGTCCGGCTGGCCAGGTTCCTCAACCATCCCAACATTGCGCGCGTGCATGGCCTCTTCGAGCGGAAGAACGCGCTCTATGTTGCCAGTGAATGCGTTGGTGGATTCACGCTCGACTCGCTACTTGGCATTGCGCAGATGCGAGGGCGCTACTTCTCTGAGCCCTTCATCCTGTACGTGCTTGCGGAGGTTGCGGCAGCCCTGGCCTACGCACATTCACGAACGGACGATGCTGGAATCCCGCTGGGAATCGTCAACCGTGATGTGAACCCAACGCGAATTCGTCTCGTGCCACGAGGCGGCGTGAAGCTGACCGATTTTGGAGTGGCACTCTCTCGGCTGGCGGGTCGTGTGGCGACGTCACTCCCTCGCCCCAAAGGAGATGTCGTCTACTCCGCTCCGGAACTGCTGCTGGGTGAGGAGGTCGACGGGCGCGCGGACCTCTTCTCATTGGGCCTGACAATGTTGGAGTTCGCCACGGGGAGACACCTGTTCGACCCGGGCAATGCAAAGGTGACTGACCTCGAAGCTCGCATGACAGAGGAAGAGGGCAGGCGTGTCCTGAAAGCCGCCGTCCGGAGCATGGATGCAGGGCTGACGTCGGTGGGGGAAGACGCCATTCACTGGGCCATGGCGTTTCGCCCCTCAGATGTAGATTTCGCAGCGCAGGGGCTACCCGAAG from Myxococcus stipitatus carries:
- a CDS encoding serine/threonine protein kinase, whose product is MLTVIHHPAQFPPGYTVHGWRVVKLVGAGAYGAVYKVEMNGKHYAMKVAMHRSTSGDDGKADARLRRELGCLVFLRHPNIIASRAYGRWPDLESGWLYVVLDYVDGYTLAEWVEKVHPTPQEVVRLFSKLAAAVDYMHGRGVFHRDLKLNNVMVRARDGEPFVIDFSAGDYTHAEDLTDAPLPPGTKRYRSPEASKFLRENGEDRNARYEFKATDDVYALGVCLFDVLTAPRPASETVKTPIEGKTMPPDPRLLNERVPGGLSDAVMRFIARRPEHRPPSAETMRRELEALAKESGPEWLSPLHTATAQPVLAPATGTGKGANKARPRRGFVVGGVVGMLAVVALASLFMSRQEGHVSNTMTSDEPAVQRDAGGLAEALQRAVASHEDAGMSPSPAVASLAPETSPLGVALPPQAQVQKEEPAVKRAPVVASTSEPQAPKTPASNGGRAEFLKKCAIASAAVALQMGCPSSSQVRPGPSDCPDEAREAMFEVLRLQVNDSVVITIDRRQPGFMSEAGIYADGPVRGIVSDGSDELPTGTVLIGRVWTGGNALLARYTEARLPSGDTYPVCIAIGERGAEPAEPGPRPGTVSFNRSMYGYAVKEWP
- a CDS encoding serine/threonine protein kinase, with amino-acid sequence MSDDSDSRLSEGLVLFSNGDTSYELFQLLGEGPNGERTLYARPRTPAGIQGKVLVKYVALSDGGAPSERQQRARSRLEEEVRLARFLNHPNIARVHGLFERKNALYVASECVGGFTLDSLLGIAQMRGRYFSEPFILYVLAEVAAALAYAHSRTDDAGIPLGIVNRDVNPTRIRLVPRGGVKLTDFGVALSRLAGRVATSLPRPKGDVVYSAPELLLGEEVDGRADLFSLGLTMLEFATGRHLFDPGNAKVTDLEARMTEEEGRRVLKAAVRSMDAGLTSVGEDAIHWAMAFRPSDVDFAAQGLPEGLQVILRKLLQRLPSERFASADELVVALRARMAELLPYGPPDAVMEIEQALFDAGNAMDELNFSDDEGGFSPVCWLPRESDAGTPPETCNEDEQTTDPAPEFRRVGKAPPTA